The genomic DNA GATGGGTTGGCGCAGCGTAAAGCATGATTTTAGAGGGCAGGGGAGTGGGCGGCTTCCAGGCAGGTTGAGAGCGGGGCAGTGGTTTTGATTGCTTGGGGGTTGATGTGGGTGGGGCTGGCGGCATATCCCCAGGATTGGAGGGTCTGGATCAGGTGCGATCGATTGGGGAGGTCGAGTTTGCCGCGTCGTCCGATTTCGCGCAGGGTGTAGAAGTAGGGGGGGAGCGATGCTTCGGTCTGCATCATAGCCAGCAGCGATACACAGTTTGTCCAGCCCCACTGCTCTGCTAAATTTTTCATTGCGGTCAATTGCTCCACGTCGTGCAGGTTGCCCAGCCACAGGGGTCCGCTGATGCTGAGGGGTGTGCGATCGGGGCTATGGGGATTAAGGTTATGGGGATCGGGGTTATGGCGGTCGTGGGGACAGTCTGTCCGTCCGAGTTTGTTCCAGGCGATCGTTTGATAGTCGCCGCAGGTGTGGCAGTAGCCTAGGAAGCCGTAGCTGTTCGTGTTGAGCAGCACTTTGGGCACCAGGCGCACCATCACTCGGTAGCTTTCCCCAGCAAAGAGGGAAAACACGGGGACGATGCCTAATCCTTTAGCAGCGGCGAGTTGCTGAACAGAACCGATTAGAATTCGGAGTCCCTGTTCATGGGCGGCAGGATGGGAACGGGCATATGCTCCAAAGGCGGCAAGACCGCGATCGGGTGTTGAACCAGTTACGCTTCTGCCGTCGGTGCTGGTGAGGTAAAGCAATCCGCCGATTTTGACCGACCAGAGACTCGTACTGAGATAGGGCGCAGGCGTCCCAAAGGAATCTACATCCACCAGATCATAGAAATCCTGTTGCCCATAGCACTCAAAAAAGACCTGATTCGCGTCCTGGCAGGTCAGCTTAAATCGATTGACCGGAAGCTGAGACAGGTTGTGCAACCGGACGGCACTGACTTCGGGATTGCTGTCGTTGACCCACAGCCAATCTGCCCCACTCTCAAGCCAATAGCGCAGCGATCGGACCCCGCACCCTGCCATAGCATCCAGGACGCGCAGCCTTCCAGTGTGCTGACGATAAACCGCAGCTGCGAGGACACCTAGATCGCGTACCATGCGGCTTTGTGGACGGTAGAAAGCATTGCCCACCTGAAACTGAACCGATCGTTCCCAGGCAGGTGCATCGGAAAAGGAATTCATGGCAGTCTAATTCATGACCCTCTATTGTCCGGTTAAACGGTCAAAAAAAACCGCGCTTTGCACAGCACGGCTGATTATTTATCCAAATTGTGATTTGGTTCTGATTCAAGTTCCGGCGCAAATCGACCTGAAATGCGTCCAGCATGAATCCAATGGAGCTAAAGGAAATTGCGTTTACGCTTCAGCTTCCTGAGGACTGCCCGCCAGCTCGATTGCCTCAGACGACAGATTTCCCTGTTCCGATCGACGCTTCAGCAGCTTCACACCCCCGATTGCAGTCAGAACGATCGCCGCAGTCGTACCCGGTTCAGGAACTTTTGCAGGTGGCTTGGGTGTCGGCGGAACGACAACGACAGGCGGCAGGACAGGAGGTGGAACGGGAGTGGGAGTGGGAGTGGGAGTCGGCGTGGGGGGTGGAGTTACGACTGGCGGAGGTGTGGGCGTGGGAGTGGGAGTGGGAGTCGGCGTAATCGGAGGTAGATTAGGCGCGACTGCGGATAGCTTGCTGCTGCCCTCGCGGCTTGCTCCGGTGCCAACGCTGGTGACACGCACGCCAAAACTCTGGCTCGTGAACTGGCTCAGATCCAGTGCCCGTGAACTGTGGGACAGCGTAAAGACAGTCGATCGAATATCATCGCTGCCGCCTTTCAGACCCTCCCGACCAATTTCCAGACCTACGTCGAATCCGGAAGTGCCACCGCCGTTCAGGTTATTGCCACCGCCGAGATCGATGATCTTGCCTGCATTGAAGGCAGATTGGGTCACGTTTGTTCCGGTGACAGTGAGACCGCTTAAAAGTGAATCATCCTTGATGTTGAAGAAGATTCCTCGCAGATCGCCCAGGCTGACAGACTCATCGACCTTGACCCTGAACTGAATTTTTCCTGCTCCAGCTGCCGTGTCATCAAGCAGAAAATCCACCTTGGCTCGATCGCCCGTAAATGGATTGACACTAAAAGACAGAGAAGCAGCGTTTGCGGAGGAAAAAGCGCCTCCAGTCAAGGGAATGGCTGTCGCAACCAGCGTTCCGAGAAGGAGTCTTGTTTGCAGAAGATGCCGCATAAAATTGACGCTCTGTTGCAATAAATCAAACAAGTAATATTTGTGAATGTACCCGTTGCTTAGGCAGAGCGATCGTCAATTGTACGTCGTTAATCAAATCTAAATTGATTCAGAATTCGATACGAGAGAATACGGATTCGGAAAATGCCTATTGCTTAGCCAGCGTATTTCTACGCATGGAAAAAAAGAGTGAAGCGCACTTTGCCAAACGATCGAGGTTTTACCGAAGTTTTACGACCCAGATAGCTCCCTGTTGCTCTGTCATCAATCTGGAACAGGACTGAAGAAATATGGGGTATCGCTGATTAATATTGAGTTTTTTAATCGCTTCTGTGATTGGTAACTGATATCGATGGCGGAACTGACTGGCTACATTATTAATATTGTGAAATCCCGATGGTGTACTGGATAGTGTATTGCCCTGCATTGTCTTAATAATAGAAACGATCGCTGCCTCCAGTTCATATCTGCTTTGGGGCAAAACGGGCAAAACTTCTGTTGAAGCCTGCCTCTGGTGAAAATTTTCACAATCTGTTTTAATCAGGTTCTTTTCATTCTTCTGGGTAGAGATGTTGTTTTCAACACTTTGATGAGTTGAGTTGAATCCTGAATCAAATAGACTAATGTATAGTTCAGAGTTCTCAAGAGGTTGATGAACAGCAAAGACTTCTGGATGGCTCAGAAACAAATCTCTGCCTATCTTTCCCGGCATATAAGCGTTTACAGCTGAGGTAATTGAGAAGCCAGTTTTAGTGCGAAAATGGGTTGAAATTGTTGCCAGCTTAATCCATAGAGTAGATTGCTTCTGCTGTTCTGCCAATACAATTTCTCGTATTGTTCCCATACATTCCGCCAGGGTGGGCAAAGTGTGGTCTAGAATCTGCTGAGCCTGACCTGTTTTACCATGAATAAAGCACAATACGCCGTTAGGCTGTTTC from Leptolyngbya ohadii IS1 includes the following:
- a CDS encoding tRNA (guanine-N1)-methyltransferase — protein: MNSFSDAPAWERSVQFQVGNAFYRPQSRMVRDLGVLAAAVYRQHTGRLRVLDAMAGCGVRSLRYWLESGADWLWVNDSNPEVSAVRLHNLSQLPVNRFKLTCQDANQVFFECYGQQDFYDLVDVDSFGTPAPYLSTSLWSVKIGGLLYLTSTDGRSVTGSTPDRGLAAFGAYARSHPAAHEQGLRILIGSVQQLAAAKGLGIVPVFSLFAGESYRVMVRLVPKVLLNTNSYGFLGYCHTCGDYQTIAWNKLGRTDCPHDRHNPDPHNLNPHSPDRTPLSISGPLWLGNLHDVEQLTAMKNLAEQWGWTNCVSLLAMMQTEASLPPYFYTLREIGRRGKLDLPNRSHLIQTLQSWGYAASPTHINPQAIKTTAPLSTCLEAAHSPAL
- a CDS encoding PEP-CTERM sorting domain-containing protein (PEP-CTERM proteins occur, often in large numbers, in the proteomes of bacteria that also encode an exosortase, a predicted intramembrane cysteine proteinase. The presence of a PEP-CTERM domain at a protein's C-terminus predicts cleavage within the sorting domain, followed by covalent anchoring to some some component of the (usually Gram-negative) cell surface. Many PEP-CTERM proteins exhibit an unusual sequence composition that includes large numbers of potential glycosylation sites. Expression of one such protein has been shown restore the ability of a bacterium to form floc, a type of biofilm.); this encodes MRHLLQTRLLLGTLVATAIPLTGGAFSSANAASLSFSVNPFTGDRAKVDFLLDDTAAGAGKIQFRVKVDESVSLGDLRGIFFNIKDDSLLSGLTVTGTNVTQSAFNAGKIIDLGGGNNLNGGGTSGFDVGLEIGREGLKGGSDDIRSTVFTLSHSSRALDLSQFTSQSFGVRVTSVGTGASREGSSKLSAVAPNLPPITPTPTPTPTPTPPPVVTPPPTPTPTPTPTPVPPPVLPPVVVVPPTPKPPAKVPEPGTTAAIVLTAIGGVKLLKRRSEQGNLSSEAIELAGSPQEAEA